A region from the Candidatus Thiothrix putei genome encodes:
- the murB gene encoding UDP-N-acetylmuramate dehydrogenase codes for MKIRENYSLKALNTFGLAVKARYFCSLHKLSGVRTLMAWQQEHPDLPLLFLGGGSNILFVNDYPGLVVQVRLETLEVLGQDENYHYVRAGAGNNWHEFVQWTIAQGFAGLENLSLIPGTVGAAPMQNIGAYGVELKDHVYEVQALDWRTAEIRDFNVEECRFTYRDSYFKSVEPDRWLIVAVVFRLPRQPQWKIDYSGVKELLAGKMLNARLISDAIISIRQSKLPDPAEIGNAGSFFKNPLITPAQWAALKTQFPDIPGWPQQGQVKTSAGWLIDQCGWKGKRDGDTGTYAKHALVLVNHGNATGIEVWDFAQTIIASVQDSFGITLEPEPRVIR; via the coding sequence ATGAAAATTCGCGAAAATTATTCCCTGAAAGCACTCAATACCTTCGGGTTAGCTGTTAAAGCCCGTTATTTCTGTAGCTTGCACAAGCTGAGTGGAGTACGCACCTTGATGGCCTGGCAGCAGGAACATCCTGATTTACCGCTATTATTTCTGGGAGGCGGCAGTAATATATTGTTCGTCAATGATTATCCGGGCTTAGTCGTGCAAGTGCGCTTGGAAACCTTGGAAGTATTGGGACAGGATGAGAATTACCATTATGTACGTGCGGGAGCAGGCAATAACTGGCATGAATTTGTGCAATGGACTATCGCACAAGGCTTTGCAGGGCTTGAAAACTTATCGTTGATTCCAGGAACCGTCGGCGCAGCACCAATGCAGAATATTGGTGCGTATGGCGTAGAGCTAAAAGATCATGTATATGAAGTACAAGCTTTAGACTGGCGCACCGCAGAAATCCGTGATTTTAATGTTGAAGAGTGCCGTTTTACTTACCGTGATAGCTATTTCAAATCGGTAGAACCGGATCGTTGGTTGATTGTGGCAGTAGTATTCCGTTTGCCGCGTCAGCCACAGTGGAAAATCGACTATTCAGGGGTGAAAGAGCTGTTAGCAGGCAAAATGTTAAATGCGCGTTTGATCAGCGATGCCATTATCAGCATCCGCCAAAGCAAATTGCCAGATCCTGCTGAAATTGGTAACGCAGGCAGTTTTTTCAAAAACCCACTCATTACACCAGCGCAATGGGCGGCACTCAAAACGCAATTTCCTGATATACCGGGGTGGCCTCAACAGGGTCAAGTGAAAACCTCAGCGGGTTGGTTAATTGATCAATGTGGCTGGAAGGGTAAACGTGACGGTGATACAGGCACTTACGCCAAACATGCGTTGGTCTTGGTGAATCATGGCAATGCCACTGGTATAGAGGTGTGGGATTTTGCCCAGACGATTATTGCTTCGGTACAGGATAGCTTTGGAATTACCTTAGAGCCAGAACCACGGGTGATTCGTTAG
- the ccoP gene encoding cytochrome-c oxidase, cbb3-type subunit III, producing the protein MATPVKDPLTGAETTGHVWDDSLQEFNNPLPRWWLWTFYGTIIFTILYWVMYPSWPIGNTYLKGIGNDITYKTDAGEEKTTHWNMRALLAHDMQNGAEAIKQQEYLAKVGAASYEQIAQDPDMSSFVRSYGVGMFGDNCAACHQSGGQGVVGQFPNLVDDDWLWGGDTTAIENTIRHGRLGYMPAYSKTFDETQLNQVANYVLTLSGEPAVDAAAAAEGQKIFQGQAGGCYMCHTKEGTGMHAQGSANLTDKVWTIANLPAAETPEAKLEAVKAVIHNGVKRQMPVFGKDGRNLSDTEIKVLVAYLQQMSGGAGAQ; encoded by the coding sequence ATGGCTACTCCTGTAAAAGACCCTTTGACCGGCGCAGAAACGACTGGTCACGTTTGGGATGATTCGTTACAAGAATTTAACAATCCCCTGCCACGCTGGTGGTTGTGGACATTCTACGGCACGATCATTTTTACCATTTTATACTGGGTTATGTACCCTTCTTGGCCGATTGGTAATACCTATTTAAAAGGTATTGGTAACGATATTACCTATAAGACTGATGCGGGCGAAGAGAAAACCACCCACTGGAACATGCGTGCACTATTGGCGCATGACATGCAAAACGGTGCAGAAGCGATCAAGCAGCAAGAATACCTCGCTAAAGTTGGCGCGGCTTCTTATGAGCAAATTGCACAAGATCCTGATATGTCTTCTTTCGTGCGTTCTTACGGCGTAGGCATGTTCGGTGATAACTGTGCCGCTTGCCACCAGTCTGGCGGTCAAGGTGTGGTCGGTCAATTCCCTAACTTGGTGGATGATGATTGGTTGTGGGGTGGTGACACCACGGCGATTGAAAATACTATCCGTCATGGTCGTTTGGGTTACATGCCTGCTTACAGCAAAACCTTTGATGAAACGCAACTCAATCAAGTGGCTAACTACGTGTTAACACTGTCTGGGGAGCCAGCAGTAGATGCAGCCGCCGCCGCAGAAGGTCAAAAAATCTTCCAAGGCCAAGCAGGTGGTTGCTACATGTGCCATACAAAGGAAGGCACAGGTATGCACGCACAAGGTTCTGCTAACCTGACTGATAAAGTTTGGACAATTGCTAACCTGCCAGCCGCAGAAACCCCTGAAGCTAAATTGGAAGCGGTGAAAGCCGTTATCCATAATGGTGTTAAGCGTCAAATGCCTGTGTTCGGTAAAGACGGTCGTAACCTGTCTGATACTGAAATCAAGGTATTGGTTGCTTACCTGCAACAGATGTCCGGCGGTGCTGGCGCACAGTAA
- the ccoO gene encoding cytochrome-c oxidase, cbb3-type subunit II, whose product MFKHESIETNSGLLIVLTLVAISIGGLVEIVPLHYINETVEDVKDPATGLEVVRPYTPLEQRGRDIYVREGCYTCHSQMIRPFRDEDLRYGHYSLAAESKYDHPFQWGSKRTGPDLARVGGKYSNEWQVQHLMAPRSVVPESIMPNYPWLQTSDLDLSDLQDRMVALKRVGVPYSQTTVEYEDNVKKFGEEVAKKLDINQAEANLIAQAKAGNYDGNPNNISEMDALVAYLQVLGTMVDFKKFDEDHFIQFR is encoded by the coding sequence ATGTTTAAACACGAAAGTATCGAAACCAATTCGGGACTGTTGATTGTCCTGACCCTGGTTGCTATCAGTATTGGTGGTCTGGTGGAAATCGTTCCATTGCACTACATCAATGAAACTGTGGAAGATGTGAAAGACCCCGCGACCGGTTTGGAAGTTGTGCGTCCTTACACACCGTTAGAGCAACGTGGGCGTGACATTTACGTCCGTGAAGGTTGCTACACTTGCCACTCACAAATGATCCGTCCGTTCCGTGATGAAGACCTGCGCTATGGTCACTATTCACTCGCTGCTGAGTCCAAGTACGATCACCCATTCCAATGGGGTTCCAAGCGTACTGGCCCCGATTTGGCGCGTGTTGGTGGTAAATATTCCAACGAATGGCAAGTTCAGCATTTGATGGCACCGCGTTCAGTCGTGCCTGAATCCATTATGCCTAACTATCCTTGGTTGCAAACCTCGGATTTGGATTTGTCGGATCTTCAAGATCGTATGGTGGCGTTGAAACGGGTAGGTGTGCCTTACTCGCAAACCACAGTTGAATACGAAGATAACGTGAAGAAGTTTGGTGAAGAGGTCGCTAAGAAACTTGACATCAATCAAGCAGAGGCTAATCTGATTGCACAGGCTAAAGCAGGCAACTACGACGGTAATCCTAACAACATCAGTGAGATGGATGCCTTGGTTGCTTACCTGCAAGTGCTGGGTACGATGGTTGACTTTAAAAAGTTTGATGAAGACCACTTCATTCAATTCCGTTAA
- a CDS encoding cbb3-type cytochrome c oxidase subunit 3 produces MLTDFWTWILDLGNSKTVALLIFFTTFVGIVIYVYSSRKRGERLESYRYMPLMDEDEADKRVKAAEAASQSKGEK; encoded by the coding sequence ATGCTGACAGACTTCTGGACATGGATCTTGGATCTAGGTAACAGCAAGACCGTTGCGTTGCTGATCTTTTTTACGACGTTTGTGGGTATCGTCATCTACGTTTATTCCAGCCGCAAACGTGGCGAAAGGCTTGAGTCTTATCGCTACATGCCGCTGATGGATGAGGATGAAGCAGACAAACGTGTCAAAGCAGCAGAGGCGGCTTCCCAATCAAAAGGTGAGAAATAG
- the ccoN gene encoding cytochrome-c oxidase, cbb3-type subunit I: protein MAHSAALSSEQYNYDIVKKFAIASIIWGILGMTAGVYIASELAWPFLNFDIAQITFGRLRPLHTSGVIFGFGGNALFATSYYVVQRTCQARLAGGTFWPNFTFWGWNLSVLVAGLLYLQGYTQGREYAEPVWFVDIAITVVWVVYFLIFTITLMKRNQPHIYVANWFYMSFILATALLHIFNNLAVPVSLTSAASYSLFSGAQDAMTQWWYGHNAVGFFLTAAFLGMMYYFVPKQAGRPVYSYRLSIIHFWALSFMYMWVGTHHLHWTAIPDWTSTLAATFSIMLLMPSWGGMINGIMTLSGAWDKLRTDPIMMFMITALSFYGMSTFEGPMMSLKSVNALSHYTDWTVGHVHSGALGWVAMISIASFYHMIPRLWNTTLYSMQMVYTHFFLATIGTILYITALWVSGIGQGLMLRAFDEYGNLAYTFVETVAFMHGPLVARAVGGLFFLSGMLLMAYNIYMTISRAKQEEGVPATAAAKA from the coding sequence AGTGCTGCACTCTCTTCAGAGCAATATAACTATGATATCGTGAAGAAATTCGCGATAGCTTCGATCATCTGGGGTATCCTCGGCATGACTGCCGGTGTGTATATCGCGTCAGAATTGGCTTGGCCTTTCCTGAACTTCGATATTGCCCAGATCACGTTTGGACGCTTGCGTCCGTTACATACCAGTGGTGTTATCTTCGGTTTCGGTGGTAATGCGCTGTTTGCGACTTCTTACTATGTAGTACAACGTACTTGCCAAGCACGTCTGGCAGGTGGCACTTTCTGGCCTAACTTTACCTTCTGGGGCTGGAACTTATCTGTTTTAGTGGCTGGTTTGTTGTACCTGCAAGGTTACACTCAAGGTCGTGAATACGCAGAGCCAGTTTGGTTCGTTGATATTGCGATTACTGTGGTTTGGGTCGTTTACTTCCTGATCTTCACTATCACCTTGATGAAGCGTAACCAGCCTCACATTTATGTGGCTAACTGGTTCTATATGTCGTTCATCTTGGCAACGGCATTGCTGCACATTTTCAACAACTTGGCAGTACCTGTTAGCTTGACGTCGGCGGCGTCTTATAGCTTGTTCTCTGGTGCGCAAGATGCGATGACGCAGTGGTGGTACGGTCACAACGCGGTGGGTTTCTTCCTGACAGCGGCATTCTTGGGGATGATGTACTACTTTGTGCCTAAGCAAGCAGGTCGTCCGGTTTACTCTTACCGTTTGTCCATCATCCACTTCTGGGCATTGAGCTTCATGTACATGTGGGTAGGTACTCACCACCTGCACTGGACGGCTATCCCTGACTGGACTTCCACATTGGCAGCAACCTTCTCCATCATGCTGTTGATGCCATCGTGGGGTGGTATGATCAACGGTATCATGACCCTTTCAGGTGCATGGGATAAACTGCGTACTGACCCTATCATGATGTTCATGATTACAGCGCTGTCTTTCTATGGTATGTCTACCTTTGAAGGCCCGATGATGTCGTTGAAGAGTGTTAACGCGCTGTCACATTACACTGACTGGACAGTAGGTCACGTTCACTCTGGCGCTCTGGGTTGGGTGGCAATGATCTCTATCGCGTCGTTCTATCACATGATCCCGCGTCTGTGGAACACCACGCTGTACAGTATGCAAATGGTTTACACGCATTTCTTCTTGGCGACTATCGGTACTATCCTGTACATCACTGCATTGTGGGTATCCGGTATCGGTCAAGGTTTAATGTTGCGTGCGTTTGATGAATACGGCAACTTGGCTTATACCTTCGTTGAAACGGTTGCGTTCATGCATGGCCCATTGGTAGCACGTGCGGTAGGCGGCTTGTTCTTCTTGTCGGGTATGTTGTTGATGGCTTATAACATCTACATGACCATTTCGCGTGCAAAACAGGAAGAAGGTGTTCCTGCGACTGCTGCTGCTAAAGCGTAA